The following are from one region of the Alicyclobacillus fastidiosus genome:
- a CDS encoding alpha/beta hydrolase family protein encodes MALVTCNFFSETLGLSTSMTVILPQQTSAQIGMSNIVYGSKHPTLYLLHGLSDDDTIWTRRTSIERYVASMGLAVVMPQVHRSFYADMQFGGKYWTFISEELPSIARSFFHLSEDREDNFVAGLSMGGYGAFKLALRNPDKFAAAASLSGSMKIARADPPIPDYHLIFGDQAIAGTEDFLYEDNLTFKRQCEQTSFDFTYQEEAGEHEWGYWDRKIQDVLAWLPLRQRIASNDCP; translated from the coding sequence ATGGCACTTGTGACCTGTAACTTTTTTTCGGAAACATTGGGATTGAGTACCTCGATGACGGTGATTTTGCCCCAGCAGACATCCGCACAGATTGGGATGAGCAACATTGTCTATGGAAGCAAGCATCCGACGCTCTATCTTCTCCATGGTCTTTCCGACGACGATACCATTTGGACTCGCAGAACGTCGATTGAGAGATATGTCGCCTCGATGGGGTTGGCTGTAGTCATGCCGCAGGTTCACCGCAGTTTTTACGCTGACATGCAGTTTGGCGGCAAGTATTGGACGTTTATCAGCGAGGAACTCCCGTCCATTGCTCGCTCCTTTTTTCACTTGTCGGAGGATCGAGAAGATAACTTTGTCGCCGGGCTGTCGATGGGCGGGTACGGCGCCTTCAAACTCGCCTTGCGCAATCCCGACAAGTTTGCCGCCGCAGCCAGTCTGTCAGGTTCTATGAAGATCGCCAGGGCGGACCCACCAATCCCGGACTATCACCTCATTTTTGGCGACCAAGCGATTGCTGGCACGGAGGATTTTTTGTACGAGGACAATCTCACATTTAAGCGACAGTGTGAACAAACCAGTTTTGATTTCACATATCAAGAAGAGGCCGGCGAGCACGAATGGGGATACTGGGATCGAAAGATACAAGACGTGTTGGCATGGCTGCCGTTGCGTCAACGCATCGCGTCCAACGACTGCCCATGA
- a CDS encoding amidase family protein, with product MHELDYMERVAYAYARALQSTDSTVWVNRRVPTDARIKWEQCNDMGCAPALFGVKDTSQISRAMVDRLAKDPRFVWMSVDRMAPHGRAIDPELVNPLTGRRMTGSTSGGPVNILRGIHDLAIGTDGGGSILGPAIATQLVGINGKGLGLVGGQPSRSTEGYPLTVGIGAISHTFALARDAIEVLLGRSLAKGSDGLRIALDEAAPRGALSALNQHFAKVEPFSKEGSFQRETGIKMLEALFEHNDVVVSYEGPVDVDAYCDSLAMGQHLDERGGKFLLRSANILNATAVAIPDEHPARGFVVMAPEGYQHACGAFTVAERLATQFSRTALFEDYFMHRTRVEHSGFFHLEV from the coding sequence ATGCATGAGCTGGATTACATGGAGCGCGTCGCCTACGCCTATGCTCGGGCATTGCAATCCACGGACAGCACGGTGTGGGTGAATCGGCGGGTTCCAACAGATGCCCGGATCAAGTGGGAACAGTGTAACGATATGGGGTGTGCGCCGGCGCTCTTCGGGGTGAAGGATACGAGCCAGATTTCGCGGGCGATGGTCGACAGACTAGCCAAAGATCCAAGATTCGTTTGGATGTCTGTGGATCGGATGGCACCGCACGGACGCGCTATCGATCCTGAACTTGTCAATCCGTTGACCGGGCGGCGCATGACTGGATCAACCAGTGGTGGGCCGGTCAACATCCTCCGCGGGATTCACGATTTGGCGATTGGGACCGACGGAGGGGGCTCCATTTTAGGACCCGCGATCGCGACCCAACTTGTGGGGATCAATGGGAAAGGTCTCGGCCTGGTCGGTGGGCAGCCTTCTAGATCTACTGAAGGTTATCCCCTTACGGTTGGAATTGGAGCGATCAGTCACACGTTTGCCTTGGCTCGAGACGCGATTGAGGTGTTGCTCGGCAGGTCTCTCGCAAAGGGATCCGACGGTCTGCGAATCGCTTTGGACGAAGCCGCCCCACGAGGTGCTTTATCCGCACTGAATCAGCATTTCGCCAAGGTTGAGCCGTTTTCGAAAGAGGGCTCCTTTCAGCGTGAGACCGGGATCAAAATGCTCGAGGCGCTCTTTGAGCACAACGACGTTGTCGTTTCGTATGAAGGTCCAGTCGATGTCGACGCCTACTGCGATTCACTTGCCATGGGGCAGCACCTCGATGAACGCGGCGGTAAGTTTTTGTTGCGTAGCGCGAATATCTTGAATGCTACCGCCGTGGCGATACCGGATGAACATCCCGCACGAGGATTCGTGGTCATGGCGCCGGAAGGGTACCAACACGCCTGTGGCGCTTTTACCGTAGCTGAACGTTTAGCTACGCAGTTTTCAAGAACTGCTTTGTTTGAAGACTATTTCATGCACAGAACCCGTGTAGAACACAGCGGCTTCTTTCATTTGGAGGTGTAG
- a CDS encoding cytochrome P450: MTTACLFNPYDPAFLQDPYATYRALLSQSPRLKLPENFLQESVPNTDDWCLSGYADVSLALRDRRFVREWDNAKPAGLGTTANPRPEPPPFIKEFLSGMNSTMLFRDPPAHTRLRTLINKAFTPVAIESLRPRITDLVDYLLQPFMSGSQMDLIGDFALPLPVMVIGEMLGVAVTDRDVFKSWSIRIARALDATLASPQVLQEAAEAYRDLSLYLKDVIAERRQNPREDILTNLIRAEEDGQRLSEQELLSSCVLLLIAGHETTTNLIGNGFWTLHHHASARDLWANHPELGPAAVEEILRFEPPVQRTMRYVSEPVQLDDVGLQRGDSVYLLLAAANRDPSVFPNPDSFDITRKPNRHLSFAAGIHFCLGAPLARLEGDIALTRLAQSSLVVDTEVPAWRNMTVFRGLEQLPVHAE, from the coding sequence ATGACTACGGCATGCCTGTTTAATCCATATGATCCGGCTTTTCTTCAAGACCCCTACGCAACCTATCGAGCACTGTTAAGTCAATCCCCACGCCTCAAACTGCCAGAAAACTTTTTGCAGGAATCGGTGCCTAATACGGATGATTGGTGCTTATCAGGCTACGCCGATGTTTCACTCGCACTTCGCGATAGACGGTTCGTCCGCGAGTGGGATAACGCGAAGCCGGCTGGCCTTGGTACAACCGCTAACCCTCGGCCTGAACCGCCCCCGTTCATCAAGGAATTTCTATCAGGAATGAACAGTACGATGCTGTTTCGAGATCCACCCGCACACACTCGCCTGCGCACGCTGATCAATAAAGCGTTCACCCCTGTTGCTATTGAATCTTTACGTCCGCGGATCACGGACCTCGTCGACTACTTACTGCAACCGTTCATGTCTGGTTCACAAATGGATTTGATTGGCGATTTTGCTCTGCCACTGCCGGTGATGGTCATTGGCGAAATGCTAGGTGTGGCGGTGACGGATCGGGATGTATTCAAATCCTGGTCCATCCGGATAGCCCGTGCCTTAGACGCTACCCTAGCCAGTCCACAGGTGCTGCAGGAAGCCGCCGAGGCCTATCGGGATTTGTCGCTGTATCTCAAAGACGTGATCGCGGAACGGCGCCAAAACCCGCGCGAGGACATTTTGACGAACTTGATTCGAGCAGAAGAAGACGGACAGCGCCTGAGCGAACAGGAGCTATTGTCCAGCTGCGTACTGCTGCTGATAGCAGGACACGAGACGACCACCAATTTAATTGGCAATGGGTTTTGGACGCTGCATCACCATGCCTCTGCCCGTGACCTTTGGGCGAATCACCCTGAATTAGGTCCAGCGGCCGTCGAAGAAATTCTGCGCTTCGAGCCACCTGTGCAGCGGACGATGCGCTACGTGTCCGAGCCCGTTCAGTTGGACGACGTGGGCTTGCAACGAGGTGACAGCGTCTATCTGCTCTTAGCAGCAGCCAATCGCGATCCGTCTGTTTTCCCAAACCCCGATTCGTTTGATATCACACGCAAGCCGAATCGGCATCTGTCCTTCGCCGCTGGGATCCACTTCTGCCTCGGGGCGCCGCTCGCTCGACTCGAGGGTGACATTGCACTCACCCGGTTAGCGCAATCGAGCTTAGTCGTCGACACCGAAGTGCCAGCCTGGCGCAATATGACCGTTTTCCGTGGACTCGAACAACTGCCCGTTCACGCTGAATGA
- a CDS encoding Cof-type HAD-IIB family hydrolase, which translates to MKAIFFDIDGTLIAPDADMISQAVKAAVAELQSNGVIPILVSGRPPFAIQPVAQELSIQTYIAFNGGLAVDRGKVVYHHPIHRETVDAFVELVRQMGHAIVFPGLNGYFTPDENTAMWGIIVDLFKRTTPVVAHEYWKEHDVYQIELICDPDQVGHYHNEFSQELRFYSWHIHKNATNVNPVNNSKATAMTKILDHLGIPLADSVAIGDGPNDVEMIRTANIGIAMGNGCDPLKRSANYVAESVWNDGVVQALRHFDLIAK; encoded by the coding sequence ATGAAGGCTATTTTCTTTGACATTGATGGTACGCTCATCGCTCCAGATGCAGATATGATCTCCCAAGCCGTAAAAGCGGCCGTAGCGGAACTACAATCAAACGGAGTCATCCCGATCCTCGTATCCGGGAGACCCCCTTTTGCGATTCAGCCTGTGGCCCAAGAACTGTCCATCCAAACGTACATCGCGTTCAATGGTGGGCTAGCCGTGGACAGAGGCAAAGTGGTCTACCATCATCCTATCCATCGCGAAACGGTAGACGCGTTTGTCGAACTCGTTAGACAAATGGGCCATGCCATCGTGTTCCCGGGTCTGAACGGTTACTTTACGCCTGACGAGAATACGGCTATGTGGGGAATCATCGTTGACTTGTTTAAACGCACGACACCGGTTGTCGCGCACGAGTACTGGAAGGAACACGACGTTTATCAGATTGAATTAATTTGCGATCCGGACCAAGTTGGTCATTATCATAATGAATTCAGTCAGGAGCTGCGATTTTATTCTTGGCATATTCACAAGAATGCCACCAACGTAAATCCAGTGAACAATTCAAAGGCCACTGCCATGACCAAAATATTAGACCATCTCGGAATTCCTTTGGCAGACTCTGTAGCCATCGGCGACGGGCCAAATGATGTTGAGATGATCCGAACGGCGAACATCGGTATCGCGATGGGGAACGGTTGCGATCCATTAAAGCGCTCTGCCAATTATGTCGCCGAAAGCGTCTGGAACGACGGTGTTGTTCAGGCACTCCGCCATTTCGATCTCATTGCAAAGTAA
- a CDS encoding phosphotriesterase-related protein, whose translation MSFVRTVLGDISPNEIQQTMIHEHLFFDLSHVRKETDSILADSPELEEELRQVKKFGGNTIVEVTNIGMGRNVAGLAQLSERLGIHIVCATGFYKESVYPEAAFTKSREEIADLFTSDILTGVGDHGVKAGIISEIGSSHREITAVEEKVFRAACDTHKRTKAPLSTHCELGTEGTAQLRIFEEEQVDLKHISFGHQDLNTDLNEQVLLLQSGAYIQFDTIGKNNYRSHRDRLENLLILLDKGFEDQLMLSVDMTRKSYFRKNDGPGYVYLFDTFLPDLRKAGVTDLVIDKLMIHNPRRFLAFAE comes from the coding sequence ATGAGTTTTGTACGGACCGTATTAGGGGACATTTCACCAAACGAAATTCAACAGACGATGATTCATGAACACCTATTCTTTGATTTATCGCACGTAAGGAAAGAGACTGACTCCATCCTCGCCGATAGTCCAGAACTCGAGGAAGAATTGCGCCAAGTGAAGAAGTTTGGTGGAAACACCATCGTCGAAGTCACGAATATAGGCATGGGCAGGAACGTAGCGGGCCTCGCTCAATTATCGGAGAGACTGGGCATCCACATTGTGTGTGCAACAGGGTTTTATAAGGAAAGTGTGTATCCCGAAGCAGCGTTTACCAAATCGCGTGAGGAGATTGCGGACCTGTTTACCTCAGATATTTTGACCGGTGTCGGAGATCATGGCGTCAAAGCCGGCATCATCTCGGAAATCGGTAGTAGTCATCGCGAGATCACCGCGGTGGAAGAAAAGGTATTCCGAGCCGCATGCGACACACACAAGAGAACGAAAGCACCGTTGAGTACTCATTGCGAACTCGGTACTGAGGGGACAGCACAACTGCGCATTTTTGAAGAAGAACAGGTCGATTTGAAACACATCTCTTTTGGACATCAGGACTTGAATACCGATCTTAATGAACAGGTGTTGCTGCTTCAATCGGGTGCATACATCCAGTTTGACACGATTGGCAAGAACAACTATCGGTCACATCGGGATCGGCTGGAGAACCTATTGATCCTTCTCGATAAGGGATTTGAAGACCAACTGATGTTGTCGGTGGACATGACGCGGAAATCGTATTTTCGAAAAAACGATGGGCCAGGGTATGTCTATTTATTCGATACATTTCTCCCTGATCTGCGCAAAGCTGGTGTCACAGATTTGGTCATCGACAAGTTAATGATCCACAATCCGCGCCGTTTTTTGGCGTTCGCAGAATAG
- a CDS encoding YhfT family protein, whose protein sequence is MILKLIIVGILCALTSLASHMGRAVFHDGIRPIMPEYVEGRMKRGEMASVAFGLSAGFVFSVGFAFTLASKLLNPWLLFLPTDILGVISPRKWIAAVLGAAWGVGVTAAFSALNTVFSLLPINFLNSLGQLSSPVLAGFALFPVLAIFYQFGKLRGIIALILELIVRQLAAMNYITIHGTPITPEALEMFVGVILLVAFAIVKDLRNKEARTDDEGEGLFEIRTKRIVKSIPLMMAIGGLVSLIANLQYFSGSEVDFQALHQIYQTHNTSQLSTVAFADFIRGLAFIPLIVTTALASGVYGIVGLTFVYPIGFYVAPAIFGEGMAGHVAAFVFGAIWLAIEMFVLRAIGKGLENFPSLREASDSIRNAMNNVLEYALLIGSALAALSMTHSPKDPQNFFAFGIFVALYAINEAIGRPVIRLAAAPLAAIITGVVVNIFYVAHLM, encoded by the coding sequence GTGATACTAAAGCTCATTATCGTTGGTATTCTGTGTGCACTAACCTCGTTAGCGTCACACATGGGGCGTGCCGTCTTTCACGACGGTATACGCCCAATTATGCCCGAATACGTTGAAGGGCGTATGAAGCGTGGTGAAATGGCATCTGTAGCATTCGGCCTGAGCGCCGGCTTCGTGTTTTCTGTTGGATTCGCGTTTACGCTTGCGTCCAAACTGTTAAACCCGTGGCTACTATTTCTACCGACTGACATTCTCGGTGTGATTTCACCGCGCAAATGGATTGCAGCCGTGCTTGGCGCTGCATGGGGTGTCGGAGTAACTGCGGCGTTTAGTGCGTTAAATACGGTATTTAGCCTTCTGCCGATCAACTTTTTGAACTCCTTGGGTCAACTGTCTTCACCCGTTTTGGCTGGGTTCGCACTATTTCCAGTGCTTGCAATATTTTATCAGTTCGGGAAGCTGAGGGGGATTATCGCTCTGATTCTCGAACTCATTGTTCGGCAGTTGGCGGCGATGAATTACATCACGATTCACGGTACCCCAATCACGCCCGAAGCGCTTGAAATGTTCGTCGGCGTCATCCTATTAGTCGCATTCGCCATCGTCAAAGACTTGCGGAACAAAGAGGCAAGAACAGACGATGAGGGTGAAGGGTTGTTCGAGATCCGCACCAAGCGCATTGTAAAATCCATTCCACTCATGATGGCGATCGGCGGACTCGTGTCGTTGATTGCTAACCTGCAGTATTTCTCTGGCTCGGAAGTCGACTTCCAAGCTTTGCATCAAATTTATCAGACCCACAACACGTCTCAGTTAAGCACAGTGGCGTTTGCCGATTTCATTCGGGGTCTCGCATTTATTCCTCTTATTGTCACGACCGCACTCGCCTCAGGCGTCTACGGCATCGTTGGTCTGACGTTCGTGTACCCAATTGGGTTTTATGTTGCACCAGCCATATTCGGTGAGGGAATGGCTGGTCACGTTGCAGCCTTCGTATTCGGTGCAATCTGGCTAGCGATTGAAATGTTCGTGCTTCGTGCGATTGGCAAGGGACTGGAAAACTTCCCATCACTGCGTGAGGCATCAGACAGTATCCGCAATGCGATGAACAACGTGTTGGAGTATGCACTGTTGATTGGTTCGGCTCTAGCGGCTCTATCGATGACACATTCGCCGAAAGACCCACAAAACTTCTTTGCATTCGGTATTTTTGTCGCACTGTATGCAATCAACGAGGCAATTGGTCGACCGGTCATTCGTTTGGCTGCTGCACCGCTTGCAGCGATTATTACCGGTGTCGTCGTCAACATCTTTTACGTCGCTCATTTGATGTAG
- a CDS encoding aminotransferase class V-fold PLP-dependent enzyme, translating to MKVFPLEPVSFEEAKQFQFKLVEAISSEFQGTEMFQLGDVGVARQGMPVTTRKVERVLASFFGCEDCALVRGAGTGAIRNSLAAYLEPGDVIAVHNSPIYTTTKETLRMMGIECVSVDLHDDEAVKDAVQRVKLLYVQHTRQQPGDRYSLEHVIQTAKAARPEIPVIIDENYAVFKTQRIGVQMGADISTFSAFKLLGPEGIGVVLGSHGCVDTIHQRNYSGGGQVQGHEAMELLRALTMAPVLIAVQIEQVQALCDSLNDGAVPAIVHADIANAQSRTVIAQLNEPIAADVVAAVNEFGGASYPVGAESKYEVLPMIYRVSGSFCESAPDLKPYLLRINPMRASAGLVVDILNKAISKVMSDHA from the coding sequence ATGAAAGTCTTTCCGTTGGAACCTGTGTCATTTGAGGAAGCTAAACAGTTTCAATTCAAATTAGTCGAAGCTATCTCGTCTGAATTTCAAGGAACCGAGATGTTTCAACTGGGGGATGTCGGGGTCGCGCGACAAGGAATGCCAGTCACCACTCGCAAAGTAGAACGAGTCCTCGCCTCGTTCTTCGGGTGTGAGGACTGCGCACTTGTACGCGGAGCTGGTACTGGTGCCATTCGCAATTCTTTGGCTGCATACCTGGAACCGGGTGACGTGATAGCCGTTCACAATTCGCCGATTTACACCACGACGAAAGAGACGCTGCGCATGATGGGCATTGAATGCGTCAGTGTAGATTTACACGATGACGAGGCTGTGAAGGATGCGGTACAGCGAGTCAAGCTTCTTTACGTGCAGCATACCCGGCAGCAACCCGGTGACCGTTATTCGTTAGAGCATGTGATTCAAACGGCGAAAGCGGCTAGACCCGAAATCCCGGTGATCATCGATGAGAATTATGCGGTGTTTAAGACCCAACGGATAGGGGTTCAGATGGGGGCGGACATCTCTACCTTTTCGGCATTCAAACTGCTTGGGCCAGAGGGGATCGGCGTGGTTTTGGGCTCACACGGTTGCGTCGACACCATTCATCAGAGGAACTATTCCGGGGGTGGTCAGGTACAGGGCCACGAGGCGATGGAACTGTTGCGTGCACTGACGATGGCGCCTGTGCTCATCGCTGTCCAGATCGAGCAGGTACAAGCGCTTTGTGATTCTCTGAACGACGGAGCGGTTCCGGCGATTGTCCACGCCGACATCGCGAATGCCCAATCGCGGACGGTCATCGCGCAACTGAATGAACCGATCGCCGCCGATGTCGTTGCCGCGGTGAACGAGTTTGGCGGTGCAAGCTATCCAGTCGGGGCGGAGTCGAAGTACGAAGTCTTGCCTATGATCTACCGTGTATCCGGATCGTTTTGTGAAAGCGCTCCGGATTTAAAGCCTTACTTATTGCGGATTAACCCGATGCGGGCATCCGCAGGTCTGGTAGTAGACATTCTAAATAAGGCCATCTCGAAGGTGATGTCGGACCATGCATGA
- a CDS encoding aldehyde dehydrogenase family protein: MESRNYIGGEWMTPTAGELVVPNPSNTQETVGLVHLSAKEDVLQAGDAAVAALSKWTSMTPGARGEVLLKAAQLLEARAEEVAHLASSEMGKPITEMKGEVKRGINLLRYYAAEGVRAFGSVIPASQQQVLQYTKRVPLGVVGLITPWNFPIAIPIWKLAPALICGNTIVWKPAENASLSATALTQVLVDAGLPAGVLNTVIGQGSVVGQALMDEVPLDAVSFTGSTQTGLKVGEQAARRNIKYQTEMGGKNAAVVLADANLDIAVPAVVSGAFTSAGQKCTATSRVIVEAGIYNRFVAALRDAVNELYVGSALDQKSYLGPVASAAQFEKVSAFVDVALREANEVAQARLQVNPASGYYVAPLVVDGVGVQHPLVQEEVFGPLMTLLPVRDFDEAIAVCNDTVYGLSASVFTENLHAGMRFLDEAQAGMVRVNLETSGVEYQAPFGGMKMSSSHTREQGQAALDFYSQTKTCAVYYG; this comes from the coding sequence ATGGAGTCGAGGAACTACATTGGCGGCGAGTGGATGACGCCAACGGCGGGTGAGCTTGTCGTTCCGAACCCGTCGAACACGCAGGAAACCGTTGGCCTGGTACATCTGTCTGCAAAGGAGGACGTGTTGCAAGCTGGGGATGCAGCAGTTGCAGCTCTGTCGAAGTGGACGAGTATGACGCCTGGCGCACGTGGTGAAGTGCTGCTGAAGGCGGCGCAGTTGCTCGAAGCGCGCGCAGAGGAAGTGGCTCATCTCGCAAGCTCGGAGATGGGGAAACCCATCACGGAGATGAAAGGCGAAGTGAAGCGCGGAATCAATCTCCTGCGCTACTATGCAGCTGAAGGTGTTCGTGCATTCGGTTCGGTGATCCCGGCTAGCCAGCAGCAGGTGTTGCAATATACGAAACGTGTGCCACTTGGTGTTGTTGGATTGATCACACCGTGGAACTTTCCGATCGCCATTCCGATATGGAAACTTGCGCCCGCCCTTATTTGCGGGAACACAATCGTGTGGAAACCAGCTGAAAACGCGTCATTGAGCGCGACCGCGCTGACGCAGGTGTTGGTTGACGCCGGACTGCCGGCAGGGGTGCTCAACACGGTGATCGGACAGGGGAGTGTCGTCGGCCAGGCGCTGATGGACGAAGTGCCACTGGACGCGGTGAGTTTTACTGGATCGACCCAGACCGGACTGAAAGTGGGTGAGCAGGCGGCGCGCAGAAACATCAAGTACCAGACTGAGATGGGCGGGAAAAATGCGGCCGTCGTGCTTGCGGATGCCAATCTCGATATCGCCGTACCAGCAGTGGTAAGCGGTGCATTTACGTCCGCCGGGCAGAAGTGCACTGCGACCAGTCGCGTGATCGTGGAGGCGGGGATCTATAATCGATTCGTCGCGGCTCTGCGGGATGCGGTGAACGAGCTGTATGTCGGGTCCGCGCTAGATCAGAAGTCTTACTTAGGACCGGTCGCATCTGCCGCACAGTTCGAGAAGGTCTCGGCGTTCGTCGATGTGGCCCTCCGTGAAGCCAACGAGGTCGCACAGGCGAGGCTGCAGGTGAATCCGGCAAGTGGGTACTATGTCGCTCCGCTCGTAGTCGATGGCGTTGGCGTCCAACACCCGCTCGTTCAGGAAGAGGTCTTCGGGCCGCTCATGACGCTGCTGCCCGTGCGCGATTTCGACGAAGCCATCGCGGTTTGCAACGATACGGTCTACGGTCTTTCAGCCTCCGTCTTCACGGAAAACTTACACGCGGGCATGCGGTTCCTTGATGAAGCGCAGGCGGGCATGGTCCGCGTCAATCTGGAAACGTCAGGCGTCGAGTACCAAGCACCATTTGGAGGCATGAAAATGTCGAGCTCACACACCCGCGAACAGGGCCAGGCCGCGCTCGATTTCTACAGCCAGACGAAAACCTGTGCCGTATACTACGGTTGA
- a CDS encoding thioesterase family protein, with the protein MVSETEIEVRYAETDQMGVVYHANYLIWFEIGRTKLVEDLGLRYVDMEDDGYFCPVLDVHAQYKRPLKYGENALVKTRVIEYNGVKVVYGYEIVDEHGALCVAGTSSHVVVSKETFQPVAMRKVLPNWHTAYERVVRSTMHE; encoded by the coding sequence ATGGTTTCAGAGACTGAGATTGAAGTTCGATATGCAGAAACAGACCAGATGGGCGTCGTCTATCATGCGAACTATTTGATTTGGTTTGAGATCGGACGAACCAAATTAGTTGAGGATTTGGGACTACGCTATGTGGATATGGAGGACGATGGGTATTTCTGTCCCGTGCTGGACGTCCATGCGCAATATAAGCGGCCGTTAAAATATGGCGAAAACGCGTTGGTGAAGACGCGAGTCATCGAGTACAACGGCGTAAAAGTTGTCTATGGTTATGAGATCGTGGACGAACACGGCGCATTGTGCGTCGCGGGCACGTCCTCCCACGTCGTCGTCAGTAAGGAGACTTTTCAACCTGTAGCGATGCGAAAAGTGTTGCCGAATTGGCATACCGCGTATGAACGAGTGGTGCGGTCAACCATGCACGAGTGA
- a CDS encoding DUF2620 domain-containing protein: MTIRIAIGGLKKEVTERVTKEIGGDKVSVIVTSDFEAAKKIKSGQADYYFGACNSGGGAALSVPIGILGYSNCATVAKAGGKPKAEDIEKLVAGGKIAFGMAVESIEAAVPMLLHSLFKKHNLE, from the coding sequence ATGACGATTCGAATTGCGATCGGTGGCCTAAAGAAGGAAGTTACGGAACGAGTGACCAAGGAAATCGGAGGAGATAAGGTCTCGGTCATTGTCACCTCCGATTTCGAAGCGGCGAAGAAAATCAAATCTGGTCAAGCGGACTATTACTTTGGAGCGTGCAATAGCGGTGGTGGAGCGGCGCTCTCCGTTCCAATCGGCATTCTCGGCTATAGCAATTGTGCAACCGTTGCCAAAGCCGGTGGGAAGCCGAAGGCGGAAGATATCGAAAAACTCGTTGCCGGCGGCAAGATTGCGTTCGGGATGGCCGTCGAATCTATAGAAGCAGCCGTCCCGATGCTTCTGCACAGTTTATTTAAAAAGCACAACCTAGAGTAA
- the yhfZ gene encoding GntR family transcriptional regulator YhfZ encodes MAEEILFSKNGMAVTKISRELLTYKTGSRIPRIQDFAQKCEVGRGTVQSAIQLLVEAQAVRLESRGHLGTYLLDLDFTKLWEFAGMSTLMGAMPLPYSRRNEGLATGLYAVFEKRNIPFHLSYMRGGTNRIVALVGGRYDLVVMSRRAAELAVKEFGVSVLHSFGPVTYVGAHALLVRDEADKEIRSGMRVGIDVSSFDQRTLTYDLCEGKEVEYVNLPYMQILDELANGTIDAAVWNSDEVERRFGKSGPIYMYPLNVNEDDATEAAIVVRKADHDIFANLMVQLDMQQINQIQDEVLAGRRVPRY; translated from the coding sequence ATGGCGGAAGAAATATTGTTTAGCAAAAACGGGATGGCGGTAACCAAAATTTCGAGAGAATTGTTAACTTACAAGACTGGTTCGCGCATTCCGAGGATTCAGGATTTTGCTCAGAAGTGTGAAGTTGGAAGAGGAACGGTTCAAAGCGCCATTCAACTGTTGGTTGAAGCACAGGCGGTGCGCCTTGAATCGCGAGGACACCTGGGTACGTACTTGTTGGATTTGGATTTTACAAAGCTTTGGGAATTTGCGGGGATGTCAACATTGATGGGGGCGATGCCGTTACCGTATTCACGCAGAAACGAAGGATTGGCGACTGGTCTATATGCAGTCTTTGAAAAGCGGAACATCCCCTTTCACTTATCCTATATGCGTGGTGGGACCAACCGTATTGTGGCATTGGTTGGCGGGCGTTACGACCTAGTGGTCATGTCGAGGCGGGCGGCTGAGCTCGCGGTCAAGGAGTTTGGCGTCAGCGTACTTCATTCTTTTGGACCCGTCACGTACGTGGGTGCCCATGCGCTGCTAGTTCGAGACGAAGCGGATAAGGAGATACGTTCCGGGATGAGAGTCGGTATTGACGTTTCATCATTCGACCAGAGGACATTGACGTACGATCTCTGTGAAGGCAAGGAAGTTGAATACGTGAATCTACCATACATGCAGATTCTGGACGAACTTGCGAACGGGACGATTGACGCAGCCGTCTGGAACAGTGATGAAGTCGAGCGCCGCTTCGGAAAATCTGGTCCAATCTACATGTACCCACTGAATGTGAACGAGGACGATGCGACGGAAGCTGCTATCGTCGTTCGTAAGGCGGATCACGACATCTTTGCGAATCTGATGGTTCAGCTCGATATGCAGCAAATCAACCAGATTCAAGATGAAGTTCTGGCGGGACGCCGAGTTCCTAGGTACTGA